GCGGCCTCGACTTGGACAGCATTGCGCGCGAAACGCTCTATAAGCACAACAACGGCTTCAGCGACAGCGATTCGGAGCAGCACTTGCTACCAGAAGGTGGTGTATATCAGTGGAAGCGCCGTGGCGAAGCCCACTTGTTCAATCCGCAGACGGTGCACTTGCTACAAAACGCAACGCGCACCGGCAATTACGAGGTGTACAAGAACTACGCAGCTTTGATCAATGAGCAAGGCAGCAAGATGTTCACCATCCGTGGTCTGCTAGACTTTGCGCATCACCGTGAGCGTATTTCCCTAGACGAAGTTGAGCCAGCGGAAAGCATCATGAAGCGCTTTGCAACGGGTGCCATGTCGTTCGGCTCTATCTCGCACGAAGCCCACAGCACCCTAGCTATTGCCATGAACCGCATCGGCGGCAAGAGCAATACGGGTGAGGGTGGCGAAGATCCGCTACGCTATGAGAAGATGGCTAACGGCGACTCCATGCGTTCAGCCATCAAACAGATTGCGTCTGCTCGTTTTGGCGTTACGGCTCACTATCTCACCAATGCCGACGAGCTTCAGATCAAGATGGCGCAGGGCGCTAAGCCTGGTGAAGGGGGCCAGTTGCCCGGCCATAAGGTTGACGAGTGGATTGCTAAAGTACGCCACTCTACTCCTGGCGTGGGCTTGATTTCGCCACCGCCTCACCACGATATCTATTCTATCGAAGACCTAGCTCAGCTGATCTTTGACCTGAAGAATGCTAACCGCGCTGCCCGCATCAACGTGAAGCTGGTTTCGAAGGCTGGTGTAGGAACCATTGCGGCAGGCGTGGCCAAAGCTCACGCCGACGTAATCCTGATTGCAGGTTACGATGGTGGCACGGGTGCTTCGCCTATTAGTTCGATCAAGCATGCAGGTTTGCCCTGGGAGCTAGGTCTCGCTGAGGCGCACCAAACGCTTGTGCGGAACAAACTCCGCAGCCGTGTGGTCCTGCAAACTGACGGTCAGCTCAAAACGGGTCGTGACTTAGCTATTGCGGCGCTGTTAGGTGCCGAAGAGTGGGGTGTAGCAACAGCAGCACTCGTAGCAGGCGGCTGCATCATGATGCGCAAGTGCCACCTGAATACCTGCCCAGTTGGCGTTGCAACCCAAGATCCTGAGCTGCGCAAGCTGTTCAGCGGTCAGCCCGAGCACATCGTGAACCTGTTCCGCTTCCTGGCTGAAGAGTTGCGCGAAATCATGGCTGACCTAGGTTTCCGTACCGTTAACGAGATGGTAGGTCGCACACAGTTCCTCAAGATGAAGGATGGCCTCGACCACTGGAAAGCCCGTCAGTTGGACCTCTCTGGTCTGCTGGCTCCTGTCTCGAATCCTTCTGGTGCTACTCTATATAATAGCGAAGCGCAAGATCACGGCATTGACGCGGTACTCGACTGGGAATTGCTGGCGAAAGCCGGACCAGCTCTTGACGAGAAAACGCCGGTATTTGCTTCTTTCAAGGTTAAAAATACCGACCGTACCTTGGGCACGTTGCTCTCCAATGAGGTAACAAAACTTTACCACGGTGCTGGTTTGCCCGATAATACCATCAACTTCAAGTTCTACGGATCAGCAGGCCAGAGCTTTGGTGCTTTTGCCGCGAAGGGCTTGTCTTTTGAGCTAGAAGGTGAGGCGAACGACTATGTTGGCAAAGGCCTGTCGGGTGCTGAGCTAGCTATCTATCCGGCCGCTGAAAGTCAGTTTGTGCCCGAAGCGAATATTATTATTGGCAACGTGGCGCTGTATGGCGCTACTTCTGGTGAGCTGTATGTGCGCGGTCAGGCCGGCGAACGATTTGCCGTACGTAACTCGGGTGCAGTGGCTGTAGTGGAAGGCGTTGGTGACCACGGCTGCGAATACATGACAGGTGGTCGCGCTCTTATTCTAGGCAAAACAGGCCGCAACTTCGCGGCAGGCATGAGCGGCGGTATTGCCTGGGTATATGACCCCGATGGCACATTCCCAGACAACTGCAACCCCGAAATGGTAGAGCTGGAGGGCCTAGACTCGGAGGACGAAGCCTATATCCAGAAGCTGTTGCACAAGCACCGGCGCCTCACGCAAAGCCGCCTGGCCGACGATCTGCTCAATAATTGGGCAACAGAAGCCAGCAAGTTTGTAAAAGTCTTTCCGTCGGAGTATAAAAAGGTTGTTCAACAAGCACAATATCAAGCCGCTCGCTAAGTCATGGGAAAAGTAACAGGATTCAAAGAGTTCGACCGGGAGCTACCCATTAAGCTGCCAGTTGTGGAGCGCGTGAACAACTATCACGAGTTCGTAGGTAAATATTCTGCGCCAGAGCTCAACCATCAGGCGGCCCGCTGTATGAACTGCGGCATCCCGTTCTGTCATTCGGGCTGCCCACTTGGCAACATTATTCCGGAGTTCAACGATGCAGTTTATAAGGAGCAGTGGGAAGAGGCTTACAGCATCCTTTCTTCCACCAACAATTTCCCTGAGTTTACAGGTCGTATTTGCCCAGCTCCCTGTGAAGCGTCTTGTGTCTTAGGTATCAATAGGCCACCGGTCGCTATCGAAGAAATTGAGAAGCATATCATTGAAATTGCGTATAGCAAAGGGTACATAAAAGCGGCTCCTCCCCTGCTGCGCTCTGGTAAAACGGTGGCCGTTATTGGCTCTGGTCCTGCGGGTCTAGCTACGGCAGCACAGTTAAACAAGGCAGGGCACAGTGTTACTGTTTTTGAGCGCGATGACGTGCCCGGCGGCTTGCTGCGCTACGGAATTCCTGATTTCAAGCTTGAGAAATGGGTTGTTGAGCGCCGTGTTCAGATTATGCAGGAGGAAGGCATCATCTTCCAATGCGGTGTAGAAATCGGCAAAGACCTCCCCGCTTCCACACTACTCCGCGACTTCGACGCGGTGGTGCTAGCCGGTGGCTCCACCATCCCACGTGACCTGAAAATTCCGGGCCGAGAGCTAAAGGGTATTTACTTTGCTATGGATTTCCTAAAGCAACAGAACAAGCGCGTTAGCGAGCGAGAGATTACGCAAGAGCCCATCTTAACCACTGGCCACGATGTAGTTGTTATCGGCGGTGGCGACACAGGCTCCGACTGCGTAGGTACTTCCAACCGCCAGAAGGCAGCTAGCGTTCGGCAGTTTGAAGTGATGTTCCAGCCACCAAAGGAGCGGACTCAACACATGCCCTGGCCAACGTACCCGATGGTCCTTAAAACGACTAGCTCTCACGAAGAAGGCTGTGAGCGTTTTTGGGGAGTCAATACAAAAGCGTTTATCGGCGATGAAGATGGCAACTTAAAAGCGTTGCGTGTATCAGATGTCTCTTGGGAAACAGACTTGATGGGCCGACCAAGTAAGTTCTCTGAAGTAGAAGGCTCCGAGCGGGAAATTCCTTGCCAGCGAGTATTTCTCGCTATGGGCTTTCTGCATCCACAACGTCAGGGCTTGTTAGAGCAGCTAGGTGTAGAGTTGGACGAGCGAGGCAACGTAAAAGCCCGTGAAGGCTCTTTCCAAACAAGCGTACAGAAAGTATTTACTGCTGGCGATATGCGCCGCGGTCAATCTCTAGTTGTATGGGCTATTTCTGAGGGCCGGGAAGCTGCTCGTAGAATAGATTTGTTCCTCACTGGTAAAACCTCCCTGCCTAGCAAAGATGCCGTAAGCATGTTCGCATAGAGTACAGCTTATGCCGAACGTAAAAAAGCCTCGTTGTACTTACAACGAGGCTTTTTTACGTTCGGCATAAGCTGTACTTCTAGTTAATATCTCATCTCACTCAATTGTCAAGCGCTTGCTATAACTAGTGTCTACGTGAAAGAACTAGTCATGCCAAATTAGTTTGGCGCGACTGTAGCTCATTGCTTCTGCTATTATGCTACAAGAGAAGGCGCGACTCTTATATAGTAATTAGTCTGGCTTACTAATTTTTAACTAGCATGTTTTCCATCTTACTTTTCCAATTAGGCTCTACCTAGTCAACTTAAGTAAATGTGCATAAGTGGCTTGAGCCTGTTGCCTATCCAATTATCACCTTCCGTTAACTACAAAGCGTACTTTATGGCGCTTTTCCCCGTTTTGATCTACATGAAACGTTTGTTCTTGCTGCTCTCACTTGTTTGCTGTGCTTCTTCTATTACCCACGCGCAGAAGTTGCGTCGCTTCGTCACATACCGAGACTCCACAAATACTAGCATCCGTGAAGTTTACTCAGCAATAGTAGGTGCTGACACAGTAATGGAAGGATCATACAAACGTTTTTATAGATCTGGCAAAATCGAATCCCAGACCCGTTACGCTGGCGGCAAACGAGACAGTGCATATGTAGAGTATCATCCGAGCGGTCAACGCCGTCTAGAAGTCACCTACCGACAAGGAATTCGACAGGGACCGTTCAAAACCTACTATGAGACAGGGAAAGTAGCGCAGGAAGGTACCTACGAGAATGACCAGCCTACTGGCATCTTGCGGACTTATCATCCCAATGGCGAAGTAAAATTAGAAACTACTCTCACCAATGGTCAACCGG
This Hymenobacter sp. GOD-10R DNA region includes the following protein-coding sequences:
- a CDS encoding glutamate synthase subunit beta encodes the protein MGKVTGFKEFDRELPIKLPVVERVNNYHEFVGKYSAPELNHQAARCMNCGIPFCHSGCPLGNIIPEFNDAVYKEQWEEAYSILSSTNNFPEFTGRICPAPCEASCVLGINRPPVAIEEIEKHIIEIAYSKGYIKAAPPLLRSGKTVAVIGSGPAGLATAAQLNKAGHSVTVFERDDVPGGLLRYGIPDFKLEKWVVERRVQIMQEEGIIFQCGVEIGKDLPASTLLRDFDAVVLAGGSTIPRDLKIPGRELKGIYFAMDFLKQQNKRVSEREITQEPILTTGHDVVVIGGGDTGSDCVGTSNRQKAASVRQFEVMFQPPKERTQHMPWPTYPMVLKTTSSHEEGCERFWGVNTKAFIGDEDGNLKALRVSDVSWETDLMGRPSKFSEVEGSEREIPCQRVFLAMGFLHPQRQGLLEQLGVELDERGNVKAREGSFQTSVQKVFTAGDMRRGQSLVVWAISEGREAARRIDLFLTGKTSLPSKDAVSMFA